Proteins encoded in a region of the Mariprofundus ferrinatatus genome:
- the rquA gene encoding rhodoquinone biosynthesis methyltransferase RquA, with amino-acid sequence MFRFYRHFLDGMPIYLVRHYWWAYLWPKSVWFFDHQPIINAILFGQYRGLMHATLERLKQAPLERVLQLTCVYGSLTPNLICQVHPSPLHIIDVADVQLDLARSKVEAGQKLCGARMNAESLGYKANSFSTVILFFLLHEMPAEARRNTLAECMRVIRDGGVLLVTEYGRLPKQHWLYRFYPIRWITTRLEPFLESFWHDDVEALLNELGEAYEKEVRVTSHRDIFSAFYRVTEFTVTKRGG; translated from the coding sequence ATGTTCAGATTCTACCGCCACTTTCTCGATGGCATGCCCATCTATCTGGTACGCCACTACTGGTGGGCCTACCTCTGGCCGAAATCGGTCTGGTTTTTCGATCACCAGCCGATCATCAATGCAATCCTCTTCGGTCAGTACCGAGGCCTGATGCATGCAACGCTGGAGCGGCTGAAACAGGCGCCGCTGGAGCGGGTGCTGCAACTTACCTGTGTCTACGGTTCTCTCACACCCAACCTGATCTGCCAGGTACACCCTTCCCCCCTACACATCATCGATGTGGCCGATGTGCAGCTCGATCTTGCAAGAAGCAAGGTCGAGGCGGGGCAAAAGCTATGCGGAGCCCGTATGAATGCGGAGTCTCTTGGCTATAAAGCCAACAGTTTCTCGACAGTGATACTTTTCTTTCTGCTGCATGAGATGCCTGCAGAAGCGCGCCGAAACACACTTGCTGAGTGCATGCGAGTGATACGCGATGGCGGCGTGTTACTGGTGACCGAATATGGGCGGTTGCCGAAACAGCACTGGCTATACCGTTTCTATCCCATCCGCTGGATTACGACCAGGCTCGAACCATTTCTGGAGAGTTTCTGGCATGATGACGTCGAGGCGCTGCTAAATGAACTAGGAGAGGCTTACGAAAAAGAGGTGAGAGTCACATCGCACAGGGATATCTTTTCGGCATTCTACCGCGTAACTGAGTTTACTGTTACGAAGCGCGGCGGTTAA
- a CDS encoding cation:proton antiporter: MEASEFFLSLVLILLFARLLGELAAWMKVPPVMGEMLAGIILGPSLFGWVEVNDIILTLAEIGLILLLFEVGLDTDISRLANRGSKAVVVALGGFIAPFAGGFILAYLVFDLSLLLSLFIGGTLTATSIGVTVRVLRDLNRQHSQEAQVVLAAAVLDDVMGVVLLALLYEFSVYGGISLANASKVLAFIAIFMILAPVVAKIMAETIGRYNSRSRISGLIPTTIVSLVLFFAWLAHLVGAPALLGGFAAGLALSRRFFLPFGVALSRVFHSDGKFVHRIDDSIKPIIQLFTPIFFVTVGLSLNLQEVDWGSVSVLMMGFVFIVLAMGSKLAGAFMIDEPLHFRWVVGLAMIPRAEVGLIFAELGRVSGVFDNTLYAVMIITIAATTILPPFILKWYYGRYGHLIPEDQDQG; the protein is encoded by the coding sequence ATGGAAGCGAGCGAATTCTTTCTTTCTCTGGTGTTGATTCTCCTCTTTGCCAGGCTGCTCGGCGAACTGGCCGCCTGGATGAAGGTGCCTCCGGTAATGGGGGAGATGCTGGCTGGCATCATTCTCGGGCCGAGCCTGTTTGGCTGGGTTGAAGTCAATGACATCATTCTAACCCTGGCTGAAATCGGATTGATTCTTCTGCTCTTCGAGGTGGGTCTGGATACCGATATCTCCCGCCTTGCGAACCGCGGCAGCAAGGCGGTGGTCGTAGCGCTCGGCGGTTTTATCGCTCCATTTGCCGGCGGTTTTATCCTTGCCTATCTTGTTTTTGACCTCTCCCTGCTGCTCTCTCTGTTTATCGGTGGAACCCTTACAGCTACCAGTATCGGTGTGACGGTGCGCGTACTTCGCGACCTTAATCGGCAACATTCCCAGGAAGCGCAGGTGGTGCTGGCCGCCGCCGTTCTTGATGATGTAATGGGCGTAGTGCTTCTGGCTCTGCTTTACGAATTTTCAGTTTATGGCGGCATCAGCCTGGCGAATGCCAGCAAAGTTCTCGCGTTCATCGCTATCTTCATGATTCTCGCACCGGTGGTGGCCAAGATCATGGCAGAAACAATCGGACGCTATAATAGTCGAAGCCGCATTTCAGGATTAATTCCAACCACCATTGTGTCGCTGGTACTGTTTTTCGCCTGGCTCGCCCATCTTGTCGGGGCACCTGCGCTGCTTGGCGGATTTGCAGCAGGCCTTGCCCTTTCCCGCCGTTTCTTCCTGCCGTTTGGCGTTGCCCTTTCCAGGGTGTTCCACTCCGACGGAAAATTTGTTCACCGTATCGATGACTCTATAAAGCCGATCATCCAGCTTTTCACACCGATCTTCTTTGTCACAGTGGGGTTGTCGCTAAACCTGCAGGAGGTCGACTGGGGTTCAGTCTCAGTATTGATGATGGGTTTCGTGTTTATCGTGCTGGCGATGGGCAGCAAGCTTGCCGGTGCATTTATGATTGATGAGCCGCTCCATTTTAGATGGGTCGTTGGCCTTGCAATGATTCCGCGTGCCGAGGTGGGGTTGATCTTTGCCGAGCTGGGTCGTGTTTCCGGTGTTTTCGACAATACCCTCTATGCGGTTATGATTATTACCATTGCAGCAACGACCATACTTCCGCCGTTTATTCTGAAGTGGTACTACGGTCGCTACGGCCACCTTATACCAGAAGATCAGGATCAGGGCTGA
- the arsJ gene encoding organoarsenical effux MFS transporter ArsJ translates to MDQGFKHYLTVTGGYWAFTITDGAIRMLVVLYFHGLGYSPLEIAMLFLFYEFFGIVTNLIGGWLGARVGLNRCMNIGMIMQIGALLMLTVPDPWLSVGYVMAAQALSGIAKDLNKMSAKAGVKLFLPDKSEKKLFRWVAILTGSKNALKGGGFFIGALLLAWLEFRGALLALSALLLVALIITSILLPGELGKSPSKPKFSQIFSKSAQVNRLSAARFFLFGARDIWFVVGLPLFLYTELGWSFTEVGAFFALWVIGYGFVQGSAPAMLRTFSSRDPDGSLVAGAAFVLLVVPVAIALAMSQGWDLQLVIILGLSLFGIAFAINSAVHSYLIVSWSEREHVSMNVGFYYMANAGGRLSGTLLSGWVYQSQGLTGCLWWSAAFVLAAALISLFLPRQSGHAT, encoded by the coding sequence ATGGATCAGGGGTTTAAGCACTACCTGACCGTCACCGGCGGTTACTGGGCTTTTACCATTACCGATGGTGCCATCCGTATGCTGGTGGTGCTCTACTTTCACGGCCTCGGTTATTCGCCACTTGAGATCGCCATGCTGTTTCTCTTCTATGAGTTTTTCGGCATTGTCACCAATCTGATCGGCGGTTGGCTGGGGGCTCGCGTTGGCCTCAATCGCTGTATGAATATCGGCATGATAATGCAGATCGGGGCGCTGTTGATGTTAACCGTGCCGGACCCATGGCTGTCGGTGGGCTATGTGATGGCAGCCCAGGCACTCTCCGGCATCGCCAAGGATCTGAACAAGATGAGTGCCAAGGCGGGTGTGAAACTCTTCCTGCCTGATAAATCGGAGAAAAAGCTCTTCCGTTGGGTGGCAATCCTCACCGGTTCCAAGAATGCATTGAAAGGGGGCGGTTTCTTTATCGGTGCGCTGCTGCTGGCGTGGCTGGAGTTCCGCGGAGCACTTCTGGCCCTCTCCGCACTGCTTCTTGTGGCGCTGATCATCACCTCGATCCTGCTACCGGGTGAGCTGGGCAAGAGCCCCTCTAAGCCGAAATTCTCACAGATATTCTCCAAGTCAGCGCAGGTGAATCGACTATCAGCCGCCCGCTTCTTCCTCTTCGGAGCACGAGACATCTGGTTTGTGGTGGGGCTGCCTCTCTTTCTCTATACGGAGCTGGGCTGGAGCTTTACCGAGGTGGGCGCTTTCTTTGCGTTGTGGGTGATCGGTTACGGTTTTGTGCAGGGCTCTGCACCGGCAATGTTGCGCACTTTTAGCAGCAGGGATCCCGATGGCTCTCTGGTGGCAGGTGCAGCGTTTGTCCTGCTTGTGGTTCCAGTCGCCATTGCCCTGGCGATGAGTCAGGGGTGGGATCTGCAGCTTGTGATTATCTTGGGACTCTCCCTGTTCGGCATCGCCTTTGCGATCAACTCGGCTGTGCACTCCTACCTGATTGTCTCATGGTCAGAGCGTGAACATGTCTCGATGAACGTCGGTTTCTACTACATGGCCAATGCCGGTGGCCGCCTGAGCGGGACACTGCTCTCCGGCTGGGTCTATCAGAGTCAGGGTCTGACAGGTTGCCTCTGGTGGTCGGCTGCTTTTGTACTGGCCGCAGCTTTGATTTCTCTTTTCCTGCCCAGGCAGTCGGGGCATGCCACCTAG
- a CDS encoding ArsJ-associated glyceraldehyde-3-phosphate dehydrogenase yields the protein MKVKVGINGFGRMGRLGLRAGWEMDNFEVVQVNETACRAECSSHLLKFDSVHGIWPYECSADGETMLIDGRQIGHSGNHAIGDSDWSGCDIVIEATGQFRKPEQLQAYFDQGVKKVIVAAPVDGALNIVYGINDHLYDPAQHDLLTAASCTTNCLAPVVKVMQERIGIKHGCMTTIHDITNTQTIIDKGHKDLRRARACGQSLIPTSTGSAKAISKIFPELEGKLNGMAVRVPLLNASLTDFVFEAERAVTVEEVNGYFKEAAEGELKGVLGYEERPLVSVDYTNDPRSAIVDAPSTMVVNGTQVKIYVWYDNEWGYVNRMMELTQKVAGSI from the coding sequence ATGAAGGTTAAGGTGGGCATTAACGGTTTTGGACGCATGGGTCGTCTTGGTCTGCGGGCAGGTTGGGAGATGGATAATTTTGAGGTGGTTCAGGTCAATGAAACCGCCTGTCGTGCCGAGTGTTCGTCCCATCTGCTGAAATTTGATTCGGTACACGGTATATGGCCTTACGAGTGTAGTGCGGATGGCGAGACGATGCTGATAGATGGCAGGCAGATTGGCCACTCAGGCAATCATGCCATTGGCGACAGCGACTGGTCGGGTTGCGATATCGTAATTGAGGCGACCGGGCAGTTCCGCAAGCCGGAGCAGCTGCAGGCCTACTTCGATCAGGGGGTGAAGAAGGTGATTGTGGCAGCACCGGTGGATGGCGCACTGAATATTGTCTACGGCATTAACGACCACCTCTATGATCCTGCGCAGCATGATCTGCTGACTGCCGCCTCCTGCACCACCAACTGTTTGGCACCGGTAGTCAAAGTGATGCAGGAGCGGATTGGCATCAAACATGGCTGCATGACCACGATACATGATATCACCAATACCCAGACGATCATTGATAAAGGGCATAAGGATTTGCGTCGGGCACGCGCTTGCGGTCAGTCACTGATCCCTACCAGCACAGGCTCCGCGAAGGCGATCAGCAAAATCTTTCCTGAGCTGGAAGGCAAACTCAATGGCATGGCGGTGCGTGTGCCACTGCTCAATGCATCACTGACCGATTTCGTCTTTGAAGCGGAACGGGCAGTGACCGTCGAAGAGGTTAACGGTTATTTCAAAGAGGCGGCTGAGGGCGAGTTGAAGGGGGTTCTCGGTTACGAAGAACGCCCGCTGGTATCGGTTGATTACACCAATGATCCGAGATCTGCGATTGTTGATGCACCGAGCACGATGGTGGTGAACGGGACACAGGTCAAAATCTATGTCTGGTATGATAATGAGTGGGGTTATGTGAACCGGATGATGGAGCTGACGCAAAAGGTAGCAGGTTCTATCTGA
- the arsB gene encoding ACR3 family arsenite efflux transporter yields MGLFARYLTLWVLLAIVVGIALGSLFPAQLHALGGMEMAHINLPVALLIWAMILPMLLKIDYSALHEVWDHRRGVGVTLAINWLVKPFSMALLGFIFLRVLFAPYLDEGQIDSYIAGLILLAAAPCTAMVFVWSRLVDGHPQFTLSQVALNDVVMVFAFAPIVGLLLGVASITVPWDTLFLSVLLYIVIPVILAYVGRRLLLVSGKLDDLLHVMDPISMAALLMTVVLLFGFQGEQILAQPLVILLLAIPITIQVYFNSMLAYWLNRKLGVAHSVAGPSALIGASNFFELAVAAAIALFGFESGAALATVVGVLVEVPVMLTVVGIVNRSKGWYQRGKVVTFQ; encoded by the coding sequence ATGGGCCTGTTCGCCCGCTATCTAACCCTCTGGGTTCTGCTCGCAATCGTGGTCGGAATTGCACTGGGGTCACTTTTCCCCGCGCAGCTACATGCACTGGGCGGAATGGAAATGGCCCATATCAACCTGCCAGTGGCGTTGCTGATCTGGGCGATGATTTTGCCGATGCTGCTCAAGATCGACTATTCAGCACTACATGAGGTATGGGATCATCGGCGTGGTGTGGGGGTGACGTTAGCCATCAACTGGCTGGTCAAACCCTTCTCAATGGCGCTGCTCGGATTCATTTTCCTGAGGGTTCTGTTTGCCCCCTATCTGGATGAGGGACAGATCGACAGCTATATCGCCGGTCTGATTCTTCTGGCTGCAGCACCATGCACGGCGATGGTCTTCGTCTGGTCCAGGCTTGTAGACGGTCACCCTCAATTCACGCTTTCGCAAGTTGCACTTAATGATGTCGTTATGGTTTTTGCGTTCGCCCCGATCGTCGGCCTGCTACTTGGCGTGGCATCAATCACAGTGCCATGGGACACCCTCTTTCTCTCAGTTCTTCTCTATATCGTCATTCCAGTGATTCTGGCTTATGTTGGTCGCAGACTGTTGCTGGTCAGCGGCAAGCTGGATGATCTTCTGCATGTCATGGACCCGATCTCCATGGCGGCACTGCTGATGACGGTTGTGCTTCTCTTCGGATTTCAGGGCGAGCAGATTCTGGCGCAGCCGCTGGTCATTTTATTGCTGGCGATTCCAATTACTATTCAGGTCTATTTCAACTCAATGCTGGCCTACTGGCTGAACCGGAAGCTGGGAGTGGCACATTCGGTTGCCGGTCCCTCAGCTTTGATTGGAGCCTCCAATTTTTTCGAGCTGGCAGTGGCTGCTGCTATCGCACTGTTTGGCTTTGAGTCAGGTGCAGCTCTGGCAACCGTAGTCGGTGTTCTGGTCGAGGTGCCAGTTATGCTCACTGTTGTTGGTATCGTCAACCGCAGTAAGGGGTGGTATCAGCGAGGTAAGGTCGTGACATTTCAGTGA
- a CDS encoding ArsR/SmtB family transcription factor: MGLDSQESSEHLRSIFKALGDPIRLRLFSLLTHEELCVCHLTESLKLPQSTVSRHLGVLRSAGLVSTRREGKWMHYRLAEDVPKQLIEMAGPLADRPADGERGECSSLA; this comes from the coding sequence ATGGGTCTCGACAGTCAGGAAAGCTCGGAGCATCTGCGCTCTATTTTTAAAGCACTGGGCGACCCGATCCGGCTCAGACTTTTTTCACTACTGACTCATGAAGAGTTATGTGTATGTCACCTCACTGAGTCACTCAAGCTTCCGCAGAGTACCGTATCGCGCCATCTTGGCGTATTGCGCTCTGCTGGCCTTGTAAGCACCAGACGTGAAGGTAAATGGATGCATTATCGGCTGGCAGAGGATGTGCCCAAACAGCTGATCGAAATGGCAGGGCCATTAGCTGATCGCCCAGCTGACGGTGAGAGAGGGGAGTGTTCCTCCCTGGCATAA
- a CDS encoding universal stress protein, whose product MIRSGKIVVPTDFTEQSSEALRRACVLAKKFDAEVHLVHVIDPSLYFETDMISIMPLDEISEAQHEGAKKRLDEQAATVDCPVITHLEDAVTEAARTISIFAGKMDADLIVIGRHGRQGMLEHMLLGSTVERVVRYAPCSVLVAMPHGLVGAAEAE is encoded by the coding sequence ATGATCAGAAGTGGTAAGATTGTCGTTCCGACGGATTTCACGGAGCAGTCGAGTGAAGCGCTCAGGCGGGCATGCGTGCTGGCAAAGAAGTTCGATGCTGAAGTGCATCTGGTACATGTGATTGATCCCTCCCTCTATTTCGAAACAGACATGATCTCAATCATGCCGCTCGATGAGATCAGTGAAGCGCAGCATGAAGGCGCAAAAAAACGACTCGATGAGCAGGCTGCTACGGTGGATTGCCCGGTAATCACGCATCTGGAAGATGCGGTAACCGAGGCGGCGCGCACAATATCCATATTTGCGGGGAAAATGGATGCGGATCTGATTGTTATCGGCCGACATGGTCGTCAGGGAATGCTTGAGCATATGCTGCTTGGTTCTACCGTTGAGCGGGTCGTCCGATATGCACCGTGTTCAGTGCTGGTGGCCATGCCACATGGGCTGGTCGGGGCAGCCGAAGCTGAATAA
- a CDS encoding argininosuccinate synthase encodes MSHSDVKKAVLAYSGGLDTSIILKWLQDTYHCEVVTFTADLGQGDEVEDARAKAKAGGVKSIYIEDMREEFVRDYVFPMFRANAIYEGEYLLGTSIARPLISKRMIEIANAEGADAVSHGATGKGNDQVRFEFGFYALKPDVKVIAPWREWDLVSREDMLNYAEKHGIPVERKREGSKSPYSMDANLLHISYEGYDLEDPWCEPSEEMWRWSVSPEAAPDVPEYVELSYKGGDIVAINGVAMTPAQVLTELNRLGGKHGIGRIDIVENRYVGMKSRGCYETPGGTIMLKAHRAIESLTVDREAAHLKDELMPRYAKLVYNGYWFAAEREMLQQAIDASQATVNGDVRLKLYKGNVMVVGRRSDQSMFDERLCTFEDDQGAYDQKDAGGFIKLNALRLRMRALAGK; translated from the coding sequence ATGTCGCATTCCGATGTAAAGAAGGCAGTGCTCGCCTACTCCGGGGGTCTGGATACCTCCATTATCCTGAAGTGGCTGCAGGATACCTATCACTGCGAGGTGGTGACCTTTACTGCCGATCTCGGTCAGGGCGATGAGGTTGAGGATGCGCGTGCCAAGGCGAAGGCCGGCGGCGTAAAGTCGATCTATATCGAAGATATGCGTGAAGAGTTCGTGCGCGACTATGTATTCCCGATGTTCCGCGCTAATGCTATCTATGAGGGCGAGTACCTTCTCGGCACCTCGATCGCACGTCCGCTGATTTCAAAGCGCATGATTGAGATTGCCAATGCCGAGGGTGCTGATGCAGTGTCGCATGGCGCCACCGGCAAGGGTAACGATCAGGTTCGTTTTGAGTTCGGCTTCTATGCCCTCAAGCCCGATGTGAAGGTAATTGCGCCGTGGCGCGAGTGGGATCTCGTATCGCGTGAAGACATGCTCAATTATGCTGAAAAGCACGGCATTCCGGTTGAGCGCAAGCGCGAAGGTTCCAAATCCCCCTACTCGATGGATGCCAACCTGCTGCACATCTCCTATGAGGGTTACGACCTTGAGGATCCTTGGTGCGAGCCTTCTGAGGAGATGTGGCGCTGGAGCGTTTCCCCTGAAGCGGCCCCCGACGTGCCTGAATATGTTGAGCTGAGCTATAAAGGTGGCGATATTGTAGCGATCAATGGTGTTGCCATGACGCCTGCCCAGGTGCTGACGGAACTGAACCGTCTGGGTGGCAAGCACGGAATCGGGCGCATCGATATTGTTGAAAACCGCTATGTCGGCATGAAATCACGTGGCTGCTACGAAACACCGGGCGGCACCATCATGCTGAAAGCACATCGTGCGATTGAGTCGCTGACCGTGGATCGTGAAGCTGCCCACCTCAAAGATGAATTGATGCCACGTTACGCCAAGCTGGTCTACAACGGTTACTGGTTTGCAGCAGAGCGTGAGATGCTGCAGCAGGCGATCGATGCTTCGCAGGCCACTGTCAACGGCGATGTCAGGCTGAAGCTCTACAAGGGCAATGTCATGGTGGTGGGCCGCCGCTCCGATCAGTCGATGTTCGATGAGCGCCTCTGCACCTTCGAGGATGATCAGGGCGCATACGACCAGAAAGACGCGGGTGGCTTTATCAAACTCAACGCTCTGCGTCTGCGCATGCGGGCTCTGGCAGGCAAGTAA
- the argF gene encoding ornithine carbamoyltransferase, whose product MRHFLTLLDVSPEEARYILKRAAKIKRKLKAGKATHSLEGKTLGMVFDKASTRTRVSFETGMYQLGGHALFLHSGTTQLGRGEPIEDSARVLSSMVDCVMIRTYGHDIVQKFAEYSKVPVINGLTDLTHPCQILADVFTYEEQRGSIEGKTVAWIGDGNNMAHSWINGAVSFGYHLKIASPEGYRPDAKLLEAACALGANVTLTDDPIAAADGADLVTTDVWASMGQEEEQAEREQAFVGFQVDDRVMAHANSDALFMHCLPAHRGEEVSASVIDGPQSVVWSEAENRLHAQKGLLDFLLRGQD is encoded by the coding sequence ATGAGACATTTTCTGACTCTGCTGGATGTCTCGCCTGAAGAGGCGCGCTACATCCTCAAGCGCGCTGCCAAAATCAAGCGCAAGCTTAAAGCCGGCAAGGCTACCCATTCGCTGGAGGGTAAAACGCTGGGCATGGTTTTCGATAAGGCGAGCACCCGTACCCGTGTTTCGTTCGAGACAGGCATGTATCAACTTGGTGGCCATGCGCTCTTCCTGCATTCTGGGACCACGCAGTTGGGCCGGGGTGAGCCGATCGAGGATTCGGCACGTGTGCTTTCGAGCATGGTTGATTGCGTGATGATACGCACCTACGGCCACGATATTGTGCAGAAGTTTGCAGAATACTCGAAAGTTCCCGTGATCAACGGACTGACCGATCTTACGCACCCCTGCCAGATTCTTGCGGATGTCTTTACCTATGAAGAGCAGCGTGGTTCGATCGAAGGAAAAACAGTGGCCTGGATCGGCGATGGTAACAATATGGCCCACTCATGGATCAATGGCGCCGTCTCTTTCGGATACCATTTGAAGATTGCCAGCCCAGAGGGTTATCGGCCGGATGCAAAGCTGCTGGAGGCTGCCTGTGCCTTGGGGGCGAATGTAACACTGACTGATGATCCCATTGCTGCGGCTGATGGTGCAGACCTGGTGACTACCGATGTCTGGGCATCTATGGGGCAGGAGGAGGAGCAGGCTGAGCGTGAGCAGGCTTTCGTCGGTTTCCAGGTGGATGACCGTGTTATGGCGCACGCCAATTCCGATGCCCTTTTCATGCACTGCCTGCCCGCCCATCGCGGTGAAGAGGTGAGTGCGTCGGTCATCGATGGTCCGCAATCGGTGGTCTGGTCAGAGGCTGAGAATCGCCTGCATGCCCAGAAGGGGTTGCTTGATTTCCTGCTGCGCGGTCAGGACTGA
- a CDS encoding acetylornithine transaminase, translated as MNAVMNTYARFPLTLVRGQGARVWDDAGNCYLDFISGIAVDTLGHAHPKMTEALSAQAATMLHCSNLFHIPKQQQLAEKLTSLSGLASAFFCNSGAEANEAAIKLARKYFYDQESGRRTVISATKSFHGRLLSTLTATGQDKVKIGFDPLPPGFIHVPLNDLSALEGAVNQQTAAILLEPLQGEGGVNIADPAYLRGVRSLCDDLGLLLILDEVQTGIGRCGTMFAFEAAGIRPDILTLAKGLGGGVPIGAMLAGEHVAASFGPGTHGSTFGGNPLSCSAALTVLDVIEEESLLENVNKRGEQLMKGLKAMQSRFPMIQEVRGKGLLIGAELSGEAAPLIADARARGLLVLSAGPNVVRLLPPLNITEEEIDEALVTLTAVMENAK; from the coding sequence ATGAATGCTGTCATGAATACCTATGCCCGGTTCCCGCTTACACTGGTGCGCGGCCAGGGCGCCCGAGTCTGGGACGATGCGGGCAACTGTTATCTCGACTTCATCTCCGGCATTGCCGTGGATACGCTGGGCCATGCCCACCCGAAAATGACAGAGGCTTTGAGTGCTCAGGCGGCCACCATGTTGCACTGCTCCAATCTCTTTCATATTCCCAAACAGCAGCAGCTGGCAGAAAAACTGACCTCACTTTCAGGTCTTGCCAGTGCTTTCTTTTGCAATTCGGGGGCGGAAGCCAATGAGGCGGCCATCAAGCTGGCGCGCAAATATTTTTACGATCAGGAGTCAGGGCGGCGCACGGTTATTTCGGCCACAAAGTCATTTCACGGACGGCTTCTCTCGACGCTGACGGCGACGGGGCAGGATAAGGTTAAGATCGGTTTTGACCCGCTTCCACCCGGATTCATTCATGTGCCGCTGAATGACCTTTCTGCACTGGAGGGGGCGGTGAACCAGCAGACAGCAGCCATTCTTCTGGAGCCCTTGCAGGGTGAGGGCGGCGTCAACATTGCTGACCCGGCCTATCTGCGGGGGGTGCGCAGCCTTTGTGATGATCTGGGTCTTCTGTTGATTCTCGATGAGGTGCAGACCGGCATCGGCCGTTGCGGCACGATGTTTGCCTTTGAGGCGGCCGGCATCCGGCCGGATATCCTGACCCTCGCTAAGGGGTTGGGGGGAGGCGTGCCCATCGGAGCTATGCTGGCAGGCGAGCATGTGGCTGCCTCTTTCGGGCCGGGCACACATGGCTCCACTTTCGGCGGCAATCCCCTGTCCTGCAGTGCGGCATTGACCGTTCTTGATGTGATTGAAGAGGAGTCGCTGCTGGAGAATGTGAATAAAAGAGGTGAGCAGTTGATGAAGGGGCTGAAAGCGATGCAGTCGCGCTTTCCTATGATTCAGGAAGTACGAGGCAAGGGGCTGCTGATAGGCGCCGAGCTGAGCGGTGAGGCTGCCCCCCTGATTGCCGATGCGCGCGCGCGTGGCTTGCTGGTGCTTTCAGCAGGGCCCAATGTGGTCAGGCTATTGCCTCCGCTTAATATTACCGAAGAAGAGATCGATGAGGCGTTGGTCACACTGACTGCCGTCATGGAGAACGCCAAATGA
- a CDS encoding phosphoribosylanthranilate isomerase: MSRPTPQLRTRIKVCGITRLEDALAASELGVDAVGFVFYPKSPRYIEPAKAAAIIRQLPPFVSAVGLFVNPDQAQIAEILKSVPLGVIQLHGDESPEFCQAQRRRVLKAIPVSGPDDLKRAASYNCPLLLDAKAPAGVYGGTGTSFDWSLLKGFKHNYPLSLAGGLNADNVKEALAVRQWFALDVSSGVETSPGIKSAEKMRAFIAAVNNG, translated from the coding sequence ATGAGCAGGCCCACACCACAGCTTCGCACCCGCATCAAAGTATGTGGAATCACCCGCCTTGAGGATGCCCTTGCCGCATCTGAGCTGGGAGTGGATGCGGTTGGATTTGTCTTTTATCCCAAATCACCGCGTTACATTGAGCCCGCCAAAGCAGCTGCCATTATCCGCCAGCTCCCCCCTTTCGTCTCTGCAGTCGGGCTGTTTGTTAATCCGGATCAGGCGCAGATCGCCGAGATTCTGAAAAGCGTGCCGCTGGGCGTCATCCAGCTGCATGGTGATGAGTCGCCCGAATTCTGCCAGGCGCAGCGTCGCCGGGTCCTGAAAGCGATTCCTGTTTCCGGCCCTGATGACCTGAAACGGGCTGCCAGCTACAACTGCCCGCTGCTACTTGATGCCAAAGCGCCTGCAGGCGTTTACGGCGGCACCGGCACCTCATTCGACTGGTCCCTGCTCAAAGGATTTAAACACAACTACCCGCTGTCACTTGCCGGCGGCCTGAATGCGGACAACGTCAAGGAAGCCCTCGCCGTTCGCCAATGGTTTGCGCTGGATGTATCCTCCGGCGTGGAAACTTCGCCCGGCATCAAAAGTGCTGAAAAAATGCGCGCTTTCATCGCGGCCGTGAACAACGGCTGA